In the genome of Candidatus Microbacterium phytovorans, one region contains:
- a CDS encoding ABC transporter ATP-binding protein, which yields MTSASDPTAPDDPILRFDDVHYSYPKRRKEIVHVLRGLSVDVAAGERVALIGRSGSGKSTVLNLASGRLVTPVGTVTAVGQDLATLTADERARLRLQHVAHVHQDFRLMPRYSALENVELPLRLQGIAPAVARERAREALERVGLGHRVGHRPKQLSGGEQQRVAIARAVVRKPTLLLADEPTGALDVELRDEILQLLFTLCAASAIVLVTHDPAVADAADRTVRLS from the coding sequence ATGACCTCGGCCTCCGACCCGACCGCCCCCGACGACCCGATCCTGCGCTTCGACGACGTCCACTACTCCTACCCGAAGCGCCGGAAGGAGATCGTGCACGTGCTGCGCGGACTGAGCGTCGACGTCGCGGCGGGCGAGCGCGTCGCACTGATCGGCCGCTCAGGGTCGGGGAAGTCGACCGTCCTGAATCTCGCATCCGGTCGACTGGTGACGCCCGTCGGCACCGTCACCGCCGTCGGTCAGGACCTCGCTACCCTCACGGCAGACGAACGGGCCCGTCTTCGACTGCAGCATGTCGCACACGTTCATCAGGACTTCCGGCTGATGCCGCGATACTCCGCCCTCGAGAACGTCGAACTCCCCCTGCGCCTCCAAGGGATTGCGCCCGCGGTCGCACGCGAGCGCGCCCGCGAGGCGCTCGAACGCGTGGGGCTGGGCCACCGGGTAGGACACCGACCGAAGCAACTCTCCGGCGGGGAGCAGCAACGCGTCGCCATCGCCCGCGCCGTCGTCCGTAAACCGACCCTTCTCCTCGCCGACGAACCGACCGGCGCGCTCGACGTCGAACTCCGCGACGAGATCCTCCAGCTGCTGTTCACGCTCTGCGCCGCATCGGCGATCGTGCTCGTCACGCACGATCCCGCTGTCGCGGATGCCGCCGATCGCACCGTCCGGCTCAGCTGA
- a CDS encoding MoxR family ATPase: MSMTPEQAAWFRDTFARLVDNVDQALMGKREVVGLVLSAMLAEGHVLLEDAPGTGKTSLAKALAASVQGTSNRIQFTPDLLPSDVTGVTIYDQQNHKFEFHRGPVFSSIVLADEINRASPKTQSALLEVMEESRVTVDGVAHEVGRPFLVIATQNPIEQAGTYKLPEAQLDRFMVKTSIGYPSLAVAERILAGAVDRNPSANLRPVITTKAVADMADLAATVHIDPAVARFSAQLVEATRADEGARLGVSVRGAISMMRIAKVYAAAQGRHYVVPDDIKALAVPVWAHRMVLDAEAEFSGVTAERIVQNALGAVEAPLARATA, encoded by the coding sequence ATGAGCATGACTCCCGAGCAGGCCGCCTGGTTCCGCGACACGTTCGCGCGCCTGGTGGACAACGTCGATCAGGCCCTCATGGGCAAGCGCGAGGTCGTCGGCCTCGTCCTGTCGGCGATGCTGGCCGAAGGCCACGTTCTGCTGGAGGACGCCCCGGGCACGGGTAAGACGAGCCTCGCGAAGGCGCTCGCCGCGAGCGTGCAGGGTACGTCGAACCGCATCCAGTTCACCCCCGACCTGCTGCCCTCCGACGTCACCGGCGTGACGATCTACGACCAGCAGAACCACAAGTTCGAGTTCCACCGCGGCCCGGTGTTCTCCTCGATCGTGCTCGCCGACGAGATCAACCGCGCGTCGCCCAAGACGCAGTCGGCGCTCCTCGAGGTCATGGAGGAGTCGCGGGTGACCGTCGACGGCGTCGCCCACGAAGTGGGGCGTCCCTTCCTCGTCATCGCGACACAGAACCCCATCGAGCAGGCCGGGACGTACAAGCTCCCCGAGGCGCAGCTCGACCGCTTCATGGTGAAGACCTCGATCGGCTACCCGTCGCTCGCGGTCGCCGAGCGCATCCTCGCCGGAGCGGTCGACCGCAACCCGTCGGCGAACCTCCGCCCCGTCATCACGACGAAGGCGGTGGCCGACATGGCCGACCTCGCCGCCACCGTGCACATCGATCCCGCCGTCGCGCGGTTCTCGGCGCAGCTGGTCGAGGCCACGCGCGCCGACGAGGGTGCCCGCCTCGGCGTCTCGGTGCGCGGGGCGATCTCGATGATGCGCATCGCGAAGGTGTACGCCGCCGCGCAGGGCCGTCACTACGTCGTCCCCGACGACATCAAGGCGCTCGCCGTGCCGGTGTGGGCGCACCGAATGGTGCTCGACGCCGAGGCGGAGTTCTCGGGCGTGACGGCCGAGCGCATCGTCCAGAACGCGCTCGGCGCCGTGGAGGCTCCTCTCGCGAGGGCCACCGCCTGA
- a CDS encoding Ig-like domain-containing protein: MKSFAWLRARPRTLASVGVVGAVAVTLGTLAFVYEGNPTTEVDLHDGGVWVTKQSSMLVGHFNHESQVLDGGLRTATAAYDVLQAGSHVLVVDDKTVTAVDPARVTLSGSTDLPPGATLALGAGSVAVLAPSGQLWTTDFSAVSSFAPETVDPIAELGEGAVTAVATDGTVYAASTEDARLVAYGRASDGSITESGARDLEGVEKDHRLQLTAVGHVAFALDADTGTLYGSDGTRVEVPADAVLQQPSDATDAVTLATPTSLVRVPLGGGEPTTVEVEGGAAGTAAQPVFVAGCAYGAWSGTGQFVRDCPGDGNDRAEAIKGVEETSVLQFRVNRDVVVLNDVFGGAAWMASDSMQRVDNWQDITPPEGEGEEEEETTEESVQTTLPERTDKNTAPIANDDQYGVRPGRTTVLPVLENDTDADGDVLVASVERDPSFGTIEPIHNGAALQITVDDDASGSTTFTYKVDDGRGGEDTARVTVTVRPLDQNSPPVQRRKTSVPVETGGTASYNVLADWIDPDGDDIFLLDVVPDGGDEANFTSDGQITYRAIGGVQGRKEVPITVSDGTDPGGGVAVYDIRPLGSTQPITNADHVVTRAGQPVTVTPLANDTSSGSELLRLTRVDELEDAKIVADFREKTFTFTSSKVGTHYVQYLVSAGPNSVPGLVRVDVLPDEENDLPPVAVRDIALLPKGGDVLVNVLGNDSDPGGGILVVQSVSVEPGTGVAAAVLGHETVRITDQSGLDGQVRVSYTISNGAASATGEIVVIPVPAPSRLRPPVAEADQAVVRAGDIVTIPVLENDFHPNGDTMHVAEELVETVDPEDGEAFVAEDTVRFRAGDEAKTVNLTYDVVDSTGQRDAGFVRIQILPLNDEANAAPRPRDLTARVLGGSKVEIPVPLDGIDEDGDSVDLIGLASAPTKGRIVETKVASFVYEAFEESVGVDAFTYRVRDRLGKEATATVQLGIAPVAADNQAPYAVRDSVIMRPGRQVAVPVLDNDSDPDGDQFGFAEDAVELPDGVAGLDAEVSGRYLLITSPAEEMQTSVNYTIADERGLEATTSVQITVDEDVPLIPPIARDDRVVAEDVTEEGTADIAVLENDDDPDGTRSALKVSLGTGGSGAQVRADGIVRVTLTDEPQLITYTVTDVDDQTASAFLRVPSLDSLPPSLLSTEALVVDSGETVELPLAEYVRAAGGKKVVITEAAKATAAHSDGASLVKDQTTLVYTSKDRYFGSDALTFEVTDGSGPDDPDGRKATLTIPITVLPPENQPPTFVGASMSVAPGEDATRLGLRDLVTDPDPGDLENIVFSLASDAPAGVRASVDGGALLVQADADVAKGTTFSLQVQATDQQTEPVQASIAVTVTASTRELPSANDDVIDQADQGATVSVPVLKNDVNPFPDTPLEIVRVEPEAGDVARVRISGSNVDVTSAPDFVGTMVVRYTVQDKTGDADRQVEGRVRVTVQGRPDAPGKPTVTAVESRTVVLSWTPPIDNGRPITGYTVSSLASGYSKECPSTTCTLDGLTNNVEYNFVVTATNSVGTSDPSVPSETARPDQRPDQPNPPTLAFGDRSLAVSWTVPRTEGSPVESYTLEISPAPPSGVAQKTNVTQTSITWDGLENGVAYQVRVRAHNRAPEPSEFSAWSATEVPARQPDAPNAPTTERIDSVGTQSQMRVSWNQPASNGDDIDSYQLRVLQGSSVVRTIDVAAGQTSQAVTVDNSTSSYTFSVRALNKAGWGEWSAASAPRQAAGTPSAPTMGAASAGDNQVSVTWTAGSLNGANASQVSYQYSVNNGGWRGDWVAGGSGGSGTIGNGQVPNNGTYTVRVRAVSSVEGVTNEGDPSAASNQVAPYGPIGNPTARATASGTSITVSWSSPARNGRDITTQIRINGGGWETVGASGSRTADVGYSTTRTIDVRTTAAGQTTTASDSARTQDAPPPPQPKVWVTRGDRTASCVNGCYKFVVNWENMSIGNAGMQCMYSGGAVSGTIHTVNFSGNGSRQIECYLGADGYDVWVDIKGWGGAVDTEKRWWPRG, translated from the coding sequence ATGAAGTCCTTCGCGTGGCTTCGCGCACGCCCGCGCACACTGGCATCCGTCGGTGTCGTGGGTGCTGTCGCCGTGACCCTGGGTACGCTCGCCTTCGTCTACGAGGGCAACCCCACGACCGAGGTCGATCTCCACGACGGCGGTGTCTGGGTCACGAAGCAGTCGAGCATGCTCGTCGGCCACTTCAACCACGAGTCGCAGGTGCTCGACGGCGGTCTGCGCACGGCGACGGCCGCCTACGACGTTCTCCAGGCCGGATCGCACGTGCTCGTCGTCGACGACAAGACCGTCACCGCCGTCGATCCCGCCCGGGTCACCCTCAGCGGCAGCACCGACCTGCCGCCGGGAGCGACGCTCGCGCTCGGGGCGGGATCGGTCGCGGTGCTCGCCCCGTCGGGACAGCTGTGGACCACCGACTTCTCGGCGGTCTCGTCGTTCGCCCCCGAGACGGTCGACCCGATCGCCGAGCTCGGCGAGGGAGCGGTGACGGCGGTCGCGACCGACGGCACGGTGTACGCGGCATCCACCGAGGATGCCCGCCTCGTCGCCTACGGACGCGCCTCCGACGGCTCCATCACCGAGTCGGGCGCGCGTGACCTCGAGGGCGTCGAGAAGGACCACCGCCTCCAGCTGACGGCCGTCGGTCACGTCGCGTTCGCGCTCGACGCCGACACCGGAACGCTGTACGGCAGCGACGGCACGCGCGTCGAGGTGCCGGCCGACGCCGTGCTGCAGCAGCCCTCGGATGCGACGGATGCCGTCACCCTCGCCACCCCCACGTCGCTCGTGCGGGTGCCGCTGGGCGGCGGTGAGCCGACCACGGTCGAGGTCGAGGGCGGGGCTGCCGGCACGGCCGCGCAGCCCGTGTTCGTCGCCGGTTGTGCGTACGGTGCCTGGTCGGGGACGGGCCAGTTCGTCCGCGACTGCCCGGGAGACGGCAACGACCGGGCGGAGGCGATCAAGGGCGTCGAAGAGACGAGTGTGCTGCAGTTCCGCGTGAACCGCGACGTCGTCGTGCTGAACGACGTCTTCGGCGGCGCGGCATGGATGGCCAGCGACAGCATGCAGCGCGTCGACAACTGGCAGGACATCACGCCGCCGGAGGGTGAAGGCGAGGAAGAAGAGGAGACCACCGAGGAGTCGGTGCAGACCACCCTTCCCGAGCGCACCGACAAGAACACCGCCCCGATCGCCAACGACGACCAGTACGGTGTCCGGCCGGGCCGCACGACCGTGCTTCCCGTGCTCGAGAACGACACGGATGCCGATGGCGACGTGCTCGTCGCGTCGGTCGAGCGCGACCCCTCGTTCGGCACGATCGAGCCGATCCACAACGGCGCGGCGCTCCAGATCACCGTCGACGACGACGCGTCCGGCTCCACGACCTTCACCTACAAGGTCGACGACGGCCGCGGCGGGGAGGACACCGCCCGCGTCACCGTCACCGTGCGCCCCCTCGACCAGAACTCGCCGCCCGTGCAGCGCCGGAAGACGTCCGTGCCGGTCGAGACGGGCGGGACGGCGTCGTACAACGTGCTCGCCGACTGGATCGACCCCGACGGCGACGACATCTTCCTCCTCGACGTCGTGCCAGACGGGGGCGACGAAGCCAACTTCACGTCCGACGGCCAGATCACCTACCGTGCGATCGGTGGCGTGCAGGGGCGGAAGGAAGTGCCGATCACGGTGTCCGACGGCACCGACCCGGGCGGCGGTGTCGCCGTCTACGACATCCGTCCGCTCGGCAGCACGCAGCCGATCACGAACGCCGACCACGTCGTCACGCGCGCGGGTCAGCCGGTGACGGTCACCCCGCTCGCGAACGACACGAGCTCGGGGAGCGAGCTCCTCCGCCTCACGCGCGTCGACGAGCTCGAAGACGCGAAGATCGTCGCGGACTTCCGCGAGAAGACGTTCACCTTCACGTCGAGCAAGGTCGGCACCCACTACGTGCAGTACCTCGTCTCGGCCGGCCCGAACTCCGTTCCGGGTCTCGTTCGCGTCGACGTGCTCCCCGACGAGGAGAACGACCTCCCTCCCGTCGCGGTGCGCGACATCGCGTTGCTCCCGAAGGGCGGCGACGTGCTCGTCAACGTCCTCGGCAACGACTCCGACCCCGGCGGCGGCATCCTCGTCGTGCAATCGGTGAGCGTCGAGCCGGGCACGGGCGTCGCCGCGGCGGTGCTCGGGCACGAGACCGTCCGCATCACCGACCAGAGCGGCCTCGACGGTCAGGTGCGGGTGTCGTACACGATCTCCAACGGGGCGGCGTCGGCCACGGGCGAGATCGTCGTCATCCCGGTGCCTGCGCCCTCTCGTCTGCGTCCGCCGGTCGCCGAGGCCGATCAGGCGGTCGTCCGCGCGGGTGACATCGTCACGATCCCCGTGCTCGAGAACGACTTCCACCCCAACGGCGACACGATGCACGTCGCCGAGGAGCTCGTGGAGACGGTCGACCCCGAGGACGGCGAGGCCTTCGTCGCCGAAGACACGGTGCGCTTCCGCGCGGGCGATGAGGCCAAGACCGTCAACCTCACCTACGACGTCGTCGATTCGACAGGACAGCGGGATGCCGGCTTCGTGCGCATCCAGATCCTCCCCCTCAACGACGAGGCCAATGCGGCACCCCGTCCGCGCGACCTGACGGCGCGCGTGCTGGGCGGCTCGAAGGTGGAGATCCCCGTGCCGCTGGACGGGATCGACGAGGACGGCGACTCCGTCGACCTCATCGGCCTCGCTTCCGCTCCCACCAAGGGCCGCATCGTCGAGACGAAGGTCGCCTCGTTCGTCTACGAGGCGTTCGAGGAGTCGGTCGGCGTCGACGCGTTCACCTACCGGGTGCGCGACCGCCTCGGCAAGGAGGCGACGGCGACGGTGCAGCTGGGCATCGCGCCGGTGGCCGCCGACAACCAGGCGCCCTACGCCGTGCGCGACTCGGTCATCATGCGTCCGGGCCGCCAGGTGGCGGTGCCCGTCCTCGACAACGACTCCGACCCCGACGGCGACCAGTTCGGATTCGCCGAGGATGCCGTCGAACTGCCCGACGGGGTCGCGGGTCTCGACGCGGAGGTGTCGGGCCGCTACCTGCTCATCACGTCTCCCGCCGAGGAGATGCAGACGAGCGTCAATTACACGATCGCCGACGAACGCGGTCTCGAAGCGACGACCTCCGTGCAGATCACGGTCGACGAGGACGTGCCGCTGATCCCGCCGATCGCCCGCGACGATCGCGTCGTCGCCGAAGACGTGACGGAGGAGGGCACCGCCGACATCGCCGTGCTCGAGAACGACGACGATCCCGACGGCACCCGGTCGGCCCTGAAGGTGTCGCTGGGCACGGGAGGCTCCGGTGCGCAGGTGCGCGCCGACGGCATCGTCCGCGTGACGCTGACCGACGAGCCGCAGCTCATCACCTACACCGTCACCGACGTCGACGACCAGACGGCATCCGCGTTCCTCCGCGTCCCCTCGCTCGACTCGCTGCCGCCGAGCCTGCTGTCGACCGAGGCGCTCGTCGTCGACAGCGGCGAGACCGTCGAACTGCCGCTTGCCGAGTACGTCCGCGCCGCCGGCGGCAAGAAGGTCGTCATCACGGAAGCCGCCAAGGCGACCGCCGCGCACTCGGACGGCGCCTCGCTCGTGAAGGACCAGACGACGCTCGTCTACACGTCGAAGGACCGCTACTTCGGTTCCGACGCGTTGACGTTCGAGGTCACCGACGGCTCCGGACCCGACGACCCCGACGGTCGCAAGGCGACCCTGACGATTCCGATCACGGTGCTCCCGCCCGAGAACCAGCCGCCGACGTTCGTCGGTGCCTCGATGTCGGTCGCGCCCGGCGAAGACGCGACCCGCCTGGGGCTGCGCGACCTGGTGACCGACCCCGACCCGGGCGACCTGGAGAACATCGTCTTCTCGCTGGCATCCGACGCGCCCGCGGGCGTCCGCGCGTCCGTCGACGGCGGTGCGCTGCTCGTCCAGGCCGATGCCGACGTGGCGAAGGGCACCACCTTCTCGCTGCAGGTGCAGGCCACCGACCAGCAGACCGAACCCGTGCAGGCATCCATCGCCGTGACCGTGACGGCGTCGACCCGCGAGCTCCCCAGCGCCAACGACGACGTGATCGATCAGGCCGACCAGGGCGCGACGGTCTCGGTTCCCGTGCTGAAGAACGACGTCAACCCCTTCCCGGACACGCCGCTGGAGATCGTCCGCGTCGAACCGGAGGCCGGCGACGTCGCACGCGTGCGGATCTCGGGATCGAACGTCGACGTGACCAGCGCCCCCGACTTCGTCGGCACGATGGTGGTGCGCTACACGGTGCAGGACAAGACCGGCGACGCCGACCGACAGGTCGAAGGACGCGTGCGCGTCACGGTGCAGGGACGCCCCGACGCGCCCGGCAAGCCCACGGTCACCGCCGTCGAGAGCCGCACCGTCGTGCTGTCGTGGACGCCGCCGATCGACAACGGCCGGCCCATCACCGGTTACACGGTCAGCTCGCTCGCCAGCGGGTACTCGAAGGAGTGCCCCTCGACGACCTGCACCCTCGACGGTCTCACCAACAACGTCGAGTACAACTTCGTCGTCACGGCGACGAACAGTGTGGGCACGTCCGACCCGTCGGTGCCGTCCGAGACCGCGCGGCCCGACCAGCGCCCCGACCAGCCCAACCCGCCGACGCTCGCGTTCGGCGACCGCAGCCTCGCCGTCTCGTGGACGGTGCCGCGCACGGAGGGGTCGCCCGTCGAGAGCTACACGCTGGAGATCTCGCCCGCGCCGCCGTCCGGCGTCGCGCAGAAGACCAACGTCACCCAGACGAGCATCACCTGGGACGGCCTCGAGAACGGTGTCGCCTACCAGGTGCGGGTCCGCGCCCACAACCGCGCCCCCGAGCCCTCGGAGTTCAGCGCCTGGTCGGCGACGGAGGTCCCCGCTCGCCAGCCCGACGCCCCCAACGCGCCCACCACCGAGCGGATCGACTCGGTCGGCACGCAGAGTCAGATGCGCGTGTCGTGGAACCAGCCGGCCAGCAACGGCGATGACATCGACAGCTACCAGCTGCGCGTCCTGCAGGGGTCGTCGGTGGTCCGCACGATCGATGTCGCGGCGGGACAGACGAGCCAGGCCGTGACCGTGGACAACTCGACCAGCTCGTACACCTTCAGCGTCCGCGCGCTGAACAAGGCCGGCTGGGGCGAGTGGAGCGCGGCGTCCGCGCCTCGTCAGGCGGCCGGCACGCCGTCGGCGCCGACCATGGGCGCGGCTTCCGCCGGCGACAACCAGGTCAGCGTCACCTGGACGGCGGGGTCGCTCAACGGCGCCAACGCCAGCCAGGTCTCCTACCAGTACTCCGTCAACAACGGCGGCTGGCGCGGTGACTGGGTCGCGGGCGGCAGCGGCGGCTCGGGCACCATCGGCAACGGCCAGGTCCCCAACAACGGCACGTACACGGTCCGCGTCCGCGCGGTGTCGTCGGTGGAGGGCGTCACGAACGAAGGCGATCCGTCGGCCGCCTCGAACCAGGTGGCGCCGTACGGGCCGATCGGCAATCCCACCGCCAGGGCGACCGCGAGCGGCACGAGCATCACCGTGTCGTGGTCGTCGCCGGCGCGCAACGGTCGCGACATCACGACCCAGATCCGCATCAACGGCGGCGGCTGGGAGACCGTGGGCGCCAGCGGCAGCCGCACTGCCGACGTCGGCTACAGCACGACGCGCACCATCGACGTGCGCACGACGGCCGCGGGCCAGACGACGACGGCATCCGACTCCGCCCGCACCCAGGACGCGCCGCCGCCGCCGCAGCCGAAGGTGTGGGTCACGCGCGGCGACCGCACGGCGAGCTGCGTCAACGGCTGCTACAAGTTCGTCGTGAACTGGGAGAACATGTCGATCGGCAACGCCGGGATGCAGTGCATGTACAGCGGCGGCGCGGTGAGCGGCACGATCCACACCGTGAACTTCAGCGGCAACGGCTCGCGCCAGATCGAGTGCTACCTCGGTGCCGACGGCTACGACGTGTGGGTCGACATCAAGGGCTGGGGCGGCGCCGTGGACACCGAGAAGAGATGGTGGCCGCGCGGCTGA
- a CDS encoding DNA-3-methyladenine glycosylase I: MTLDIRTGPDGIDRCAWVGDAEYRRYHDEEWGRPLHGDRALFEKMSLEGFQAGLSWITILRKRPRFREVFAGFDPAAIADFTADDVERLMQDAGIIRNRAKIEATISNARLALAMAPGELDALMWSFAPDSHVRPKSFAEVPATTPASDALSKALRKAGFRFVGSTTMYALMQSAGMVDDHVVGCHRAV; this comes from the coding sequence GTGACGCTCGACATCCGAACCGGCCCCGATGGCATCGACCGCTGCGCGTGGGTGGGTGACGCCGAGTATCGGCGCTACCACGACGAGGAGTGGGGTCGGCCTCTCCACGGCGATCGCGCACTGTTCGAGAAGATGAGCCTCGAGGGGTTCCAGGCGGGCCTCAGCTGGATCACGATCCTCCGCAAGCGGCCGCGGTTCCGTGAGGTGTTCGCCGGGTTCGATCCCGCCGCGATCGCCGACTTCACGGCGGACGACGTGGAGCGTCTGATGCAGGATGCCGGCATCATCCGCAACCGCGCCAAGATCGAGGCGACCATCTCCAATGCGCGCCTCGCGCTCGCGATGGCACCGGGTGAGCTCGACGCGTTGATGTGGTCATTCGCCCCCGACTCTCACGTGCGGCCGAAGAGCTTCGCGGAGGTGCCGGCGACGACACCGGCATCCGATGCCCTGTCGAAAGCGCTGCGGAAGGCGGGTTTCCGTTTCGTCGGCTCGACGACGATGTATGCCCTGATGCAGTCGGCGGGAATGGTCGACGATCACGTCGTGGGTTGTCACCGGGCCGTCTGA
- a CDS encoding excinuclease ABC subunit UvrA has product MVDNTQPASHPADGHDRIRVVGARENNLQGIDVEIPKRRLTVFTGVSGSGKSSLVFGTIANESQRLINETYPTFVQQFMGQLSRPEVDALENVSPAIIVDQERMGANARSTVGTATDVHAMLRLLFSRLGQPHVGSPQAFSFNVPSVSGAGAVTIAVGKDKGKKERRSFEITGGMCPRCEGLGETSDVDVDEVVDRALSLNGGAIRVPGYSADGWMVRIYAESGFLDGDKPIADYSEQELHDFLYRDQTKVRVANTNMTYEGLIPKITKSMLQKDRESLQPHVRAFVDRAVKFLPCPDCGGTRLNEGARSSKIRGRNIAEVAAMQITDLAEWLSTIDEPEVAPLMAGLRQTIASFIDIGLGYLSLDRSSGTLSGGEAQRTKMIRHLGSSLTDVTYVFDEPTAGLHPHDIQRMNALLGHLRDKGNTVLVVEHKPEVIAIADHVVDLGPGAGRHGGRIMFEGDVAGLRASDTLTGRHLDHRAALKPTTRTATSHLEIRGATQHNLKNVDVDIPLGILTVVTGVAGSGKSSLIHGNVPSFDDVVVVDQAPIKGSRRSSPATYTGILDAVRTAFAKANGVKPGLFSANSEGACPACKGLGVIITNLGFTQSVETRCELCGGSGFSDDVLEYTLDGKNIAEVLAMSASEAAEFLPKGPANATLARMVGVGLGYITLGQALNTLSGGERQRLKLAISMAKKGAIYVLDEPTTGLHLADVDNLLGLLDRLVDAGNSVIVIEHHQAVMAHADWILDIGPGAGHDGGTVVFQGTPADLVADGSTLTAQHLAAYVGR; this is encoded by the coding sequence ATGGTCGACAACACGCAACCGGCATCCCACCCCGCCGACGGTCACGACCGCATCCGCGTCGTCGGAGCTCGGGAGAACAACCTCCAGGGGATCGACGTCGAGATCCCCAAGCGGCGGCTCACCGTCTTCACGGGGGTGAGCGGGTCGGGCAAGTCGTCGCTCGTGTTCGGCACGATCGCCAACGAATCCCAGCGCCTCATCAACGAGACGTACCCCACGTTCGTCCAGCAGTTCATGGGGCAGCTCAGCCGCCCCGAAGTTGACGCGCTGGAGAACGTGAGCCCCGCGATCATCGTCGATCAGGAGCGCATGGGCGCGAATGCGCGGTCCACGGTCGGCACCGCCACCGACGTGCACGCCATGCTCCGCCTCCTGTTCAGCCGCCTCGGTCAACCGCACGTCGGCTCGCCGCAGGCGTTCTCGTTCAATGTGCCCTCGGTGTCGGGCGCGGGGGCCGTCACGATTGCGGTCGGCAAGGACAAGGGGAAGAAGGAGCGGCGATCGTTCGAGATCACGGGCGGCATGTGTCCGCGCTGCGAGGGTCTCGGCGAGACGAGCGATGTCGACGTCGACGAGGTCGTCGATCGCGCTCTCTCCCTCAACGGCGGCGCGATCCGGGTGCCGGGCTACAGCGCCGACGGCTGGATGGTGCGCATCTACGCCGAGTCGGGCTTCCTCGACGGCGACAAGCCGATCGCCGACTACTCGGAGCAGGAGCTCCACGACTTCCTCTACCGAGACCAGACGAAGGTCCGCGTCGCGAACACCAACATGACCTACGAGGGGCTCATCCCCAAGATCACGAAATCCATGCTCCAGAAGGATCGGGAGTCGCTCCAGCCGCACGTCCGCGCCTTCGTCGATCGCGCCGTGAAGTTCCTGCCCTGCCCCGACTGCGGCGGCACGCGGCTCAACGAGGGTGCGCGCTCCTCGAAGATCCGCGGACGCAACATCGCCGAGGTCGCGGCGATGCAGATCACCGACCTCGCGGAGTGGCTCTCGACGATCGACGAACCGGAGGTGGCACCGCTCATGGCGGGGCTGCGCCAGACGATCGCGTCGTTCATCGACATCGGTCTCGGGTACCTCTCGCTCGACCGGTCCAGCGGCACGCTCTCGGGCGGCGAGGCGCAGCGCACCAAGATGATCCGCCACCTCGGGTCGAGCCTCACCGACGTCACGTACGTCTTCGACGAACCCACCGCGGGCCTCCACCCCCACGACATCCAGCGGATGAACGCCCTCCTCGGGCACCTTCGCGACAAGGGCAACACGGTGCTCGTCGTCGAGCACAAACCGGAAGTGATCGCGATCGCCGACCACGTCGTCGACCTCGGACCCGGCGCGGGCCGCCACGGCGGGCGCATCATGTTCGAAGGAGACGTCGCAGGCCTCCGCGCCTCCGACACCCTCACGGGCCGTCATCTCGACCATCGTGCCGCGCTCAAGCCGACCACCCGCACGGCGACGTCCCACCTCGAGATCCGCGGGGCGACGCAGCACAACCTGAAGAACGTCGACGTCGACATCCCCCTCGGCATCCTGACGGTCGTGACGGGCGTCGCAGGCTCCGGCAAGTCCTCTCTCATCCACGGCAACGTGCCGTCGTTCGACGACGTGGTTGTCGTCGATCAGGCGCCCATCAAGGGGTCGCGCCGCAGCAGTCCCGCGACGTACACCGGCATCCTGGATGCCGTGCGCACCGCCTTCGCGAAGGCCAACGGCGTCAAGCCCGGGTTGTTCAGCGCGAACTCCGAAGGGGCGTGCCCCGCGTGCAAGGGGCTCGGTGTCATCATCACGAATCTCGGGTTCACGCAGAGCGTCGAGACGCGGTGCGAGCTGTGCGGGGGTTCGGGATTCAGCGACGACGTGCTCGAGTACACGCTCGACGGCAAGAACATCGCCGAGGTGCTCGCGATGTCGGCGTCGGAGGCGGCGGAGTTCCTCCCGAAGGGGCCCGCCAACGCGACGCTCGCGCGCATGGTCGGCGTCGGCCTCGGGTACATCACCCTCGGGCAGGCGCTCAACACTCTCTCGGGTGGCGAACGGCAGCGCCTCAAGCTCGCGATCTCGATGGCGAAGAAGGGCGCGATCTACGTGCTCGACGAGCCCACGACGGGTCTGCATCTCGCCGACGTCGACAACCTGCTGGGACTCCTCGATCGGCTCGTGGATGCCGGCAACTCGGTCATCGTCATCGAGCACCATCAGGCGGTCATGGCTCACGCCGACTGGATCCTCGACATCGGCCCCGGCGCGGGACACGACGGCGGGACGGTCGTCTTCCAGGGCACTCCCGCGGATCTCGTGGCTGACGGATCGACGCTCACCGCTCAGCATCTCGCCGCCTACGTCGGACGCTGA